The following proteins are encoded in a genomic region of Synechococcus sp. CBW1002:
- a CDS encoding DUF4268 domain-containing protein: protein MTSGIGKLKRVPLREVWKHEAYDFTQWLQENIDILNDSLDLNLVTADREQAAGSFSIDLVAEDEDGTTYVIENQLEKSNHDHLGKLITYLTARSARGGIWIVSEPRPEHVAAMAWLNESPSADFYLVKVEAVRIGDSPAAPLLTLIVGPSAEAKESGRVKQEQAERYDIRKRWWTALVAHPGAKLHSHITPGSYSWLGVSSGVRGLNLNYVVTQSECGAELYIDRGKDAEEENTRIFDQLQAFQAQIDGAISFTVSWQRLDSRRACRVRIDLPGGYRSPEEEWHSIQGKLVEAMQQLEQALRPVLKTLTLGQ from the coding sequence ATGACCAGCGGAATCGGAAAACTCAAGCGGGTGCCCCTTCGTGAGGTCTGGAAGCATGAGGCTTACGACTTCACCCAGTGGCTGCAGGAAAATATCGACATCCTCAACGACTCCCTTGACCTGAACCTCGTCACAGCAGACCGAGAGCAGGCAGCAGGATCGTTCAGCATTGATCTCGTTGCCGAAGACGAAGATGGCACCACCTACGTGATCGAGAACCAGCTTGAAAAGAGCAATCACGACCACCTCGGCAAACTGATCACCTACCTAACCGCAAGGAGTGCACGAGGGGGGATCTGGATTGTTTCTGAACCTCGGCCCGAGCATGTTGCTGCCATGGCTTGGCTTAATGAGTCTCCCAGTGCAGATTTCTATTTGGTAAAAGTCGAGGCTGTACGGATTGGGGATTCGCCTGCTGCTCCTCTACTTACGTTGATTGTTGGCCCATCGGCAGAGGCCAAGGAGTCTGGGCGAGTCAAGCAGGAGCAGGCTGAGCGATACGACATACGTAAGCGGTGGTGGACTGCCTTGGTTGCGCATCCAGGCGCGAAGCTCCACTCCCACATCACCCCAGGCTCCTACTCCTGGCTTGGCGTCTCTTCTGGTGTTCGTGGTCTAAACCTGAATTACGTGGTGACCCAATCAGAGTGTGGGGCCGAGTTGTACATCGACAGAGGCAAGGATGCTGAGGAAGAAAACACACGTATTTTTGATCAGCTGCAAGCTTTTCAGGCTCAGATTGATGGTGCCATCAGCTTTACAGTCAGCTGGCAGCGCCTTGACAGCCGTCGAGCTTGTCGCGTCAGGATTGATCTGCCTGGCGGCTACCGGTCGCCCGAGGAGGAGTGGCATTCCATCCAAGGAAAGCTTGTCGAGGCAATGCAACAGTTGGAACAGGCACTTAGGCCCGTTCTCAAGACACTCACGCTGGGCCAATGA
- a CDS encoding transposase: protein MQPPYDAALRQAVRLRMSPPNLESVAEIARDTGITAQTIYNWRSQWQKQGQLVPATNRPPEQWSAADKLAAVIQAAGLNGSELGSFCRERGLYPKQVARWRQAAEDANGPSAPSMADQRELQRKNQELVRRNRQLERELQKKEKALTEAATLLMLSKKFNQIFQPDEDP, encoded by the coding sequence ATGCAACCGCCCTATGACGCCGCTCTGCGGCAAGCCGTCCGCCTGCGGATGAGCCCTCCGAACCTTGAGAGCGTGGCTGAGATCGCCCGCGACACCGGGATCACGGCGCAGACCATCTACAACTGGCGGAGCCAGTGGCAGAAGCAGGGCCAGCTGGTGCCTGCCACGAACCGGCCGCCGGAGCAGTGGAGCGCTGCCGACAAGCTGGCAGCCGTGATCCAGGCCGCAGGACTGAACGGAAGCGAGCTCGGGTCGTTCTGCAGGGAGCGGGGGCTGTACCCCAAGCAGGTTGCCCGTTGGCGCCAGGCCGCCGAGGATGCCAATGGCCCCAGCGCGCCGAGCATGGCTGATCAGCGGGAACTGCAACGCAAGAATCAGGAACTGGTCCGGCGGAATCGCCAGCTGGAGCGTGAATTGCAGAAGAAAGAAAAAGCACTGACAGAAGCGGCGACGTTGTTGATGCTCTCAAAAAAGTTCAACCAGATCTTTCAACCGGACGAGGATCCTTGA
- a CDS encoding IS3 family transposase, which yields MIPSGDRGAIVALLQEGISRGLSAKAIADLFGLATRTLRRWGLMIRTQGFSCDQRKGASRHVMHRFSEEERQQVLSTVNDPRFADLTPGQIVAILAEEGVYVGSESTIYRIMRQEGLLNHRGRSRPPREPREPPVLEATGIHQVLAWDITLLPGPAKGQFYYLYMVMDVWSRRILGVEVHDRECGELAKHFFDRVCRDEGISSGSTTILHADNGAPMRSYTLAAKLAELGISLSFSRPRVSNDNAYVESWFRTMKYHQSYPVRRFRDLLSVRAWVDGFVDWYNAEHRHSGIKYVTPNQRHYGEADAICRVRQQTYEQARAQHPRRWARPPRDWAQPTVVRVNHPRPQDTVAA from the coding sequence TTGATTCCGTCTGGCGATCGCGGTGCGATCGTCGCGCTTCTACAGGAAGGCATCAGTCGTGGCCTTTCGGCCAAGGCCATTGCTGATCTTTTCGGCCTGGCGACACGCACGCTGAGGCGATGGGGCTTGATGATTCGGACCCAGGGATTCAGCTGCGATCAACGCAAGGGAGCGTCCAGGCATGTCATGCATCGTTTCAGCGAGGAGGAGCGCCAACAGGTGTTGTCCACTGTCAACGATCCACGCTTTGCCGATCTCACGCCTGGTCAGATCGTGGCGATCCTTGCCGAGGAGGGAGTCTACGTGGGATCGGAGTCAACGATTTACCGCATCATGCGCCAGGAAGGCCTGTTAAATCATCGCGGCAGGAGCCGCCCACCGCGGGAGCCAAGAGAGCCACCCGTGCTGGAGGCAACGGGCATCCATCAAGTGCTGGCCTGGGATATCACCCTGTTGCCGGGGCCTGCGAAGGGTCAGTTCTACTACCTTTATATGGTGATGGATGTGTGGAGCCGGCGCATCCTTGGCGTTGAGGTGCACGATCGTGAATGCGGCGAACTGGCCAAGCACTTCTTTGATCGTGTCTGCCGTGATGAAGGGATCAGCTCGGGGTCGACCACGATCCTGCACGCCGATAACGGAGCACCCATGCGCTCCTACACCTTGGCCGCCAAGCTGGCCGAGCTCGGCATCTCCCTGTCATTCTCGCGGCCGCGGGTGAGCAATGACAACGCCTACGTTGAGTCATGGTTCCGAACCATGAAATATCACCAGAGCTATCCAGTGCGTCGTTTCCGGGATCTTCTCTCAGTGCGTGCCTGGGTCGATGGTTTTGTTGACTGGTACAACGCTGAGCATCGTCACAGCGGCATCAAGTATGTGACGCCCAATCAACGTCACTACGGAGAAGCTGACGCGATCTGCAGAGTCCGTCAGCAGACCTATGAGCAGGCGCGTGCGCAACATCCACGCCGCTGGGCCAGGCCACCTCGCGATTGGGCTCAGCCAACAGTCGTGCGGGTCAACCATCCCAGACCGCAGGACACTGTCGCTGCTTGA
- a CDS encoding IS630 family transposase has translation MPPLVLSEDEAQELRALANSRSLPHSIVQRARIVLACGAGETNTAIARRMGLTGMTVGKWRKRYRDLGLEGLHDELRPGRPRTYEDDKVAEVINRALQTKPTDGSTQWSARSLAAATGISKTTVHRWLQTFSVQPHRQKTFKLSTDPFFVEKVRDIVGLYLNPPDKAMVLCVDEKTQIQALDRTQPLLPMGLGYVEGVTHDYIRHGTTTLFAALDVATGEVISQCKPRHRHQEFLGFLRQIETSVPEDLDVHLIVDNYCTHKHAKVRAWLAQRPRFHVHYTPTYASWLNQVERWFGIITQRAIRRGSFSSVKELIAKIEQFVAAYNKTKAPFNWTATADSILEKLQRLCSQISGTAH, from the coding sequence ATGCCTCCGCTGGTCCTCAGCGAGGACGAAGCTCAGGAGTTGCGGGCCCTTGCGAATTCCCGGTCGCTGCCGCATTCGATCGTGCAGCGAGCCCGGATCGTCCTGGCCTGCGGAGCAGGCGAAACCAATACGGCGATCGCCAGACGAATGGGACTGACGGGGATGACCGTTGGCAAATGGCGCAAGCGGTACCGGGACCTTGGACTGGAAGGGCTCCATGACGAGCTGCGGCCCGGCCGGCCCCGCACCTATGAAGACGACAAGGTGGCTGAGGTGATCAACCGGGCCCTGCAGACCAAACCCACCGACGGCAGTACCCAGTGGTCCGCGCGCTCACTCGCGGCTGCCACAGGTATCTCCAAAACCACCGTTCACCGCTGGCTGCAGACCTTCTCCGTCCAGCCGCACCGCCAGAAGACGTTCAAGTTGTCGACGGATCCTTTCTTTGTCGAGAAGGTCAGAGACATCGTCGGCCTCTATCTGAATCCACCTGACAAGGCGATGGTGCTCTGCGTTGACGAGAAGACGCAGATCCAGGCTCTGGACAGGACGCAGCCGCTGCTGCCCATGGGCCTCGGTTACGTCGAGGGCGTCACCCATGACTACATCCGCCACGGCACCACCACCCTGTTCGCCGCCTTGGACGTGGCCACCGGTGAGGTGATCAGCCAGTGCAAGCCCCGGCACCGGCATCAGGAGTTCCTGGGCTTCCTGCGGCAGATCGAGACGTCCGTCCCCGAGGACCTTGATGTCCACCTGATCGTGGACAACTACTGCACGCATAAGCACGCCAAGGTGAGGGCCTGGCTGGCACAACGGCCCCGCTTCCACGTGCACTACACACCCACCTACGCCTCCTGGCTGAACCAGGTGGAGCGCTGGTTCGGGATCATCACCCAGCGGGCGATCCGGCGCGGCAGCTTCTCCAGCGTCAAGGAGCTGATCGCCAAGATCGAGCAGTTCGTGGCGGCCTACAACAAGACCAAGGCCCCGTTCAACTGGACGGCGACAGCAGATTCAATCCTGGAGAAGCTCCAGCGACTTTGCTCGCAAATCTCCGGGACGGCACACTAG
- a CDS encoding restriction endonuclease subunit S produces the protein MSFPRYPKYKESGVEWLGEVPEDWGTSRVRWLCNRYAGGTPDKTRVEYWENGTIPWLNSGAVNDHRITEPSALITEEAFANSSAKWIPPGAILIALAGQGKTKGMVAQLAFMATCNQSMAALVPGSRIDSRFLYWWLDSNYQNIRNMAGGDLRDGLNLELIGNIQCPLPAPTEQATISAFLDHETAKIDALIAEQQRLIELLQEKRQAVISHAVTKGLNPDAPMKDSGVEWLGEVPEHWQVKKLKHVSPQVTVGIVVEPSKYYVDDGVPALRSLNVKQGEIILENLVYISVDANELHMKSKLYSGDLVAVRTGQPGTTAVIGPSLDGCNCIDLIIIRRPVLASSEFLSWYLASDSAKVQFSSGSGGAIQQHFNVATAANLVIPVPPKEEQVDIIRVIDLRAAQLDLLGGQALQAVDLLQERRSALISAAVTGQIDVRGMVPMEAAA, from the coding sequence GTGAGCTTTCCGAGGTATCCGAAATACAAGGAGAGTGGCGTGGAGTGGCTGGGGGAGGTGCCGGAAGATTGGGGAACCAGTCGAGTCAGATGGCTCTGCAACCGATACGCAGGCGGAACACCTGATAAGACCCGGGTGGAGTACTGGGAGAATGGCACCATCCCATGGCTGAACTCAGGTGCCGTCAATGACCACCGAATTACAGAACCGTCTGCTCTGATTACAGAGGAGGCATTCGCTAACAGCAGTGCGAAGTGGATTCCACCTGGAGCAATCCTTATTGCGCTTGCAGGGCAGGGAAAGACCAAGGGGATGGTTGCTCAACTTGCATTCATGGCCACATGTAACCAGTCGATGGCAGCTTTGGTCCCAGGATCCCGCATCGATTCAAGATTTCTCTACTGGTGGTTGGATTCAAACTATCAGAATATCCGAAATATGGCAGGAGGAGACCTGCGCGATGGTCTAAACCTGGAACTGATTGGCAATATTCAGTGCCCTTTGCCAGCGCCAACAGAGCAAGCCACTATCTCAGCGTTTCTCGACCACGAAACCGCCAAGATCGACGCCCTGATCGCCGAGCAGCAGCGGCTGATCGAGCTGCTTCAGGAGAAGCGCCAGGCCGTCATCTCCCATGCCGTCACCAAGGGGCTGAATCCTGATGCGCCGATGAAGGACTCAGGGGTGGAGTGGCTGGGGGAGGTGCCGGAGCATTGGCAGGTGAAGAAACTAAAGCACGTCAGCCCACAAGTAACCGTAGGTATCGTCGTCGAGCCATCTAAGTATTATGTTGACGATGGTGTCCCTGCACTACGCTCTCTCAATGTCAAGCAAGGAGAGATAATTCTAGAGAACTTGGTCTATATTTCAGTAGACGCTAATGAGCTTCATATGAAATCCAAGTTATACTCTGGTGACCTGGTAGCGGTTCGTACGGGGCAGCCAGGCACAACTGCAGTCATCGGACCAAGTCTTGATGGCTGCAACTGTATTGACTTAATCATAATTCGCAGGCCAGTCCTTGCTAGCAGTGAATTTCTCTCTTGGTATTTGGCTTCTGATTCTGCCAAGGTGCAGTTTTCCTCAGGTTCCGGAGGAGCAATCCAGCAACACTTTAACGTGGCTACCGCTGCCAATCTGGTAATCCCAGTCCCTCCGAAGGAAGAACAAGTAGATATCATTCGGGTCATAGATTTGCGAGCTGCACAACTTGACCTGCTTGGTGGCCAGGCGCTACAAGCTGTTGACCTTCTCCAAGAACGCCGCTCCGCCCTAATCTCCGCCGCCGTCACCGGCCAGATTGATGTGCGAGGAATGGTTCCTATGGAGGCAGCAGCATGA
- a CDS encoding type I restriction endonuclease subunit R, which produces MSLHHENAFEVEICDHLGSHGWLYTEGDAAHYDRKLALYPPDLIAWVQQAQPDAWETLQKNHGSKAAGTLLQRVRSQLDLIGTLDVLRNGVELLGLSKALKLAEFKPALGLNPEILARYQANRLRVVRQVRYSLHNENSIDLVLFLNGLPVATVELKTDNTQSIEDAVYQYKKDRNPKPPGQTPEPLLTFPSGALVHFAVSNREVRMTTRLAGFGTNFLPFNRGSEPGGKNCGAGNPLTDGHRTAYLWEEVWQRESWLEILGRYCIAERNKKKQISRVLFPRYHQLVVTRMLQEAVLAEGPGQKYLVQHSAGSGKTNSIAWTAHFFSELHDANDQKVFDSVLVVSDRNVIDTQLQEALESFERKKGVVASVTSEDGSKSTQLAEALSGDKKVVVCTIQTFPYALQAVRDLAATGGKRFAVIADEAHSSQTGEAATKLKQVLSAAEVADLEDGGEVSIDDVLAAQMAARAKESGITYVAFTATPKAKTLELFGRRPNPSEPAGDGNLPEPFHVYSMRQAIEEGFILDVLQNYTSYKLAFQLAQQGQAISNEEVERSAALKKLMIWVKLHPHNIAQRVQLIVEHFREYVWPLLEGKAKAMVVVGSRKEAVRWKLAIDKYITEKGYPIGTLVAFSGEVTDPESGPDRFTERSQALNPGLKSDIREAFKGEDYQILLVANKFQTGFDQPLLCGMYIDRRLAGLQAVQTLSRLNRCYPGKETTFVVDFVNDPNDILEAFKTYYSTAELASATDPNLILDLKTKLDAQGHYDEFEIERVVKVLLDPASKQSQLQGALEPVAQRLMNAYKEARLAFKQAEEINDADGLKAAKDELAALALFRSDMGTYVRLYTFLSQIFDYANTGLEKRAMFYKRLLPLLEFEREVNTVDLSKVVLTHHHLRSLGQKTLDPQQGEAVPIPGIAPGGGSVQDKQKALLSEIIAKLNDLFTGDLSDDDKVIYVGTVIRSKLMESETLQQQAVSNSKEQFASSPDLAKAHTDAIIEALDAHQIMSTQALNNPDLQRRMLELLLGSFGLWEGLREKGTTKA; this is translated from the coding sequence ATGAGCCTCCACCACGAGAACGCCTTCGAGGTCGAGATCTGCGACCACCTCGGCAGCCACGGCTGGCTCTACACCGAGGGCGATGCCGCTCACTACGACCGCAAGCTCGCGCTCTATCCCCCAGACCTGATCGCCTGGGTGCAGCAGGCCCAGCCCGATGCCTGGGAGACGCTGCAGAAGAACCATGGCTCCAAGGCCGCAGGCACCCTGCTGCAGCGGGTGCGCAGCCAGCTGGATCTGATCGGCACCCTCGATGTGCTCCGCAATGGCGTCGAGCTCCTGGGATTGAGCAAAGCCCTCAAGCTGGCGGAGTTCAAGCCCGCTTTGGGCCTCAACCCCGAGATCCTGGCCCGCTACCAGGCCAACCGGCTGCGGGTGGTGCGGCAAGTCCGCTACTCGCTGCACAACGAGAACAGCATCGACCTGGTGCTGTTTCTAAATGGCCTGCCTGTCGCCACGGTCGAACTCAAGACAGACAACACCCAGTCCATCGAGGACGCCGTCTACCAGTACAAGAAGGACCGCAATCCAAAGCCGCCAGGCCAGACGCCCGAACCCCTGCTCACCTTCCCCAGCGGCGCCTTGGTGCACTTCGCTGTCAGCAACCGCGAAGTCCGCATGACGACCAGGCTGGCGGGCTTCGGCACGAACTTCCTCCCCTTCAACCGTGGGTCAGAACCCGGCGGCAAGAACTGCGGTGCCGGCAACCCCCTCACCGATGGCCACCGCACCGCCTACCTCTGGGAGGAGGTCTGGCAGCGGGAAAGCTGGCTGGAGATCCTCGGTCGCTACTGCATCGCGGAGCGCAACAAGAAAAAGCAGATCTCTCGGGTTTTGTTCCCCCGCTATCACCAGCTGGTCGTCACCCGCATGCTCCAGGAGGCGGTGCTGGCTGAAGGCCCCGGCCAGAAGTACCTGGTGCAGCACTCCGCCGGGTCCGGCAAGACCAACTCGATCGCCTGGACCGCCCACTTCTTCTCCGAGCTGCACGACGCCAACGACCAGAAGGTCTTCGACTCGGTGCTAGTGGTCAGCGACCGCAATGTGATCGACACCCAGCTGCAGGAGGCCCTGGAGTCGTTCGAGCGCAAGAAAGGGGTCGTCGCTTCCGTCACCAGTGAGGACGGGAGCAAAAGCACCCAGCTCGCCGAAGCCCTCAGCGGCGACAAAAAGGTGGTGGTCTGCACCATCCAGACCTTCCCCTATGCCCTGCAGGCCGTGCGAGATCTGGCCGCCACAGGTGGGAAGCGCTTTGCGGTCATCGCCGATGAGGCCCACAGCTCCCAGACCGGAGAAGCGGCCACCAAGCTCAAGCAGGTGCTCTCCGCCGCAGAGGTCGCCGATCTCGAGGACGGCGGTGAGGTCTCGATCGATGACGTGCTGGCGGCTCAGATGGCCGCTCGGGCCAAGGAGAGCGGCATCACCTACGTGGCCTTCACCGCCACGCCCAAGGCCAAAACATTGGAGCTGTTCGGCAGACGCCCCAACCCCAGCGAGCCTGCTGGGGACGGCAACCTGCCGGAGCCGTTCCACGTTTATTCGATGCGGCAGGCGATCGAGGAGGGCTTCATCCTCGACGTCTTGCAGAACTACACCAGCTACAAGCTGGCTTTCCAGCTGGCCCAGCAGGGGCAGGCCATCTCCAACGAGGAGGTGGAACGCAGCGCGGCCCTCAAGAAGCTGATGATCTGGGTCAAGCTTCACCCCCACAACATCGCCCAAAGGGTTCAACTGATCGTTGAGCACTTCCGTGAGTACGTCTGGCCGCTGCTGGAGGGCAAGGCGAAGGCCATGGTGGTGGTCGGCAGCCGCAAAGAAGCGGTGCGCTGGAAGCTGGCGATCGACAAGTACATCACCGAGAAGGGCTACCCCATTGGCACTCTGGTGGCCTTCAGCGGGGAGGTCACAGACCCCGAGAGCGGCCCTGATCGATTCACAGAGCGCAGCCAGGCCCTCAACCCCGGGCTCAAGAGCGACATCCGCGAAGCCTTCAAGGGGGAGGATTACCAGATCCTGCTGGTGGCGAACAAGTTTCAGACCGGCTTCGATCAGCCCCTGCTCTGTGGCATGTACATCGACCGGCGGCTGGCAGGGCTCCAGGCCGTGCAGACCCTCTCCCGCCTCAACCGCTGCTACCCCGGCAAGGAAACCACCTTCGTGGTCGACTTCGTCAATGACCCCAACGACATCCTGGAGGCGTTCAAGACTTACTACTCCACTGCCGAGCTGGCCTCTGCGACAGACCCGAACCTGATCCTTGACCTCAAGACCAAGCTCGACGCCCAGGGCCACTACGACGAGTTCGAGATCGAGCGGGTCGTCAAGGTGCTGCTGGATCCAGCCAGTAAGCAGAGCCAGCTGCAGGGCGCCCTCGAGCCTGTGGCCCAGCGGTTGATGAATGCCTACAAGGAGGCGCGCTTGGCGTTCAAGCAGGCTGAGGAGATCAACGATGCCGATGGCCTCAAGGCCGCCAAGGACGAGCTGGCCGCACTGGCCCTGTTCCGCAGTGACATGGGGACCTACGTCCGCCTCTACACCTTCCTCTCCCAGATCTTCGACTACGCCAACACGGGCCTGGAGAAACGGGCGATGTTCTACAAGCGGCTGCTGCCGCTGCTGGAGTTCGAACGGGAGGTGAACACGGTCGATCTCTCCAAGGTGGTGCTCACCCACCACCACCTACGCAGCCTCGGTCAGAAGACGCTCGACCCGCAGCAAGGGGAAGCCGTGCCCATTCCCGGCATTGCACCCGGTGGCGGGTCGGTGCAGGACAAGCAGAAGGCCCTGCTCTCCGAGATCATCGCCAAGCTCAATGATCTCTTCACTGGTGACCTGAGCGACGACGACAAGGTCATTTACGTGGGCACCGTGATTCGGAGCAAGCTGATGGAATCAGAGACCCTCCAGCAGCAGGCGGTCAGCAACAGCAAAGAGCAGTTCGCCAGTTCGCCGGATCTTGCGAAGGCACACACAGACGCGATCATCGAAGCGCTCGATGCTCATCAGATCATGAGCACCCAGGCTCTCAATAACCCTGATCTGCAGCGGCGAATGCTGGAGCTGCTGCTGGGTAGCTTTGGGCTATGGGAGGGACTGAGGGAGAAGGGGACGACAAAGGCCTGA
- a CDS encoding IS110 family transposase — protein sequence MGEPISAGKRRARLKVINPRSAGIDVGSRFHVVAVPVELDPNPVRKFSSFTKDLIALAEWLLAVGISTIAMESTGIYWVPLYEILSGKGIDVFLVNARHAKNVPGRKTDINDAQWLQQLHSYGLVRASFRPDQKITELRSYLRQRDQLVRYRSSHQQHIQKALMLMNLQLHHVVRDISGLTGRRIIDAILSGERDPERLASLRDRRCKESAATIAAALEGNYQDDHLFSLKIAVELFDTYSEKIRACELAAQSLMTELAGSDYQDPGSQPGDWKICGHGFAFNPTHLIQALSGHNLLRLPGLGPTTVLTLISECGLDMKRWPSAQHFVSWLGLSPQNRISGGKVLSSRTRQGTTRAGSAFWMAAVPLGRTNTALGAFQRRLAARAGKSKALIATARKLAILYYKTLRDGLVYQDPGAAAYQEESRDRQIRGLQRRAIALGFQLVASA from the coding sequence ATGGGAGAACCAATTTCAGCAGGCAAGCGCCGAGCTCGTCTGAAAGTCATTAACCCTCGTTCCGCTGGAATTGATGTCGGCAGTAGATTCCACGTTGTTGCTGTTCCTGTCGAGCTTGATCCGAATCCCGTCCGCAAGTTTTCAAGCTTCACAAAGGATCTAATCGCACTCGCCGAATGGCTGCTGGCAGTTGGAATTAGCACCATTGCCATGGAGTCCACTGGAATCTACTGGGTTCCGCTTTACGAGATTCTCTCTGGCAAAGGCATTGACGTCTTTCTTGTTAATGCCAGGCACGCCAAGAATGTTCCGGGCCGCAAGACGGATATCAACGATGCACAATGGCTTCAGCAGCTCCACAGCTACGGCCTGGTGAGAGCAAGCTTTCGTCCAGACCAAAAAATCACAGAACTACGCTCATATCTGCGGCAGCGTGATCAACTTGTTCGATACCGCTCGTCTCATCAGCAACACATCCAGAAGGCGCTGATGCTTATGAATCTTCAGCTTCATCATGTTGTCAGAGATATCAGCGGACTAACCGGTAGGCGAATCATCGATGCCATACTTTCAGGTGAGAGGGACCCCGAAAGACTCGCTTCTCTCCGAGACAGACGCTGCAAGGAGAGCGCGGCAACAATTGCGGCTGCTCTTGAGGGGAACTACCAAGACGATCACTTGTTCTCTTTGAAGATCGCAGTTGAGCTCTTTGACACCTATTCAGAGAAGATCAGGGCCTGCGAGCTTGCGGCACAATCATTGATGACAGAGCTTGCCGGCTCGGACTATCAAGATCCAGGCAGTCAACCTGGGGATTGGAAGATATGCGGACATGGCTTTGCATTTAACCCAACCCACCTAATTCAAGCCTTGTCAGGCCACAATCTTCTAAGGCTTCCGGGATTAGGACCAACAACAGTTCTCACGCTCATTAGTGAGTGTGGGTTGGACATGAAGCGCTGGCCCAGTGCCCAGCATTTTGTGTCATGGCTGGGACTCAGTCCTCAGAACAGGATCTCAGGGGGAAAGGTACTTTCTTCACGAACACGACAGGGCACTACGCGAGCAGGTAGTGCCTTTTGGATGGCTGCCGTACCGCTGGGAAGAACGAATACTGCACTGGGTGCTTTTCAACGTCGTCTGGCAGCACGTGCCGGAAAGAGTAAAGCATTAATTGCTACTGCCCGAAAGCTTGCCATTCTTTACTACAAGACGCTCCGTGATGGTTTGGTATATCAGGATCCCGGTGCTGCCGCATATCAGGAGGAATCAAGGGATCGTCAGATTCGTGGTCTCCAGCGACGCGCCATTGCCCTTGGTTTTCAACTTGTTGCCTCTGCTTGA
- a CDS encoding glycosyltransferase family 2 protein: MEKQYKRQNLQLVVPPQRPRLDIVIPSRSQPDQAAFLKESIASIERQSLLGSIHARAIICCDPDYDPSNIPQSSCLAIEVVESEQPLQAAALNAGLVAVDAHFVAFLEDDDAWHPRFLETALAAHQKLLDSGTTSSLISSNQLEVDSNGVIERVNDFATPSGWFMSIATLRNVGLFDPRYRLHLDNDWLGRAAAHKVPRIHLVEALAPMKVNHLSQVRPWLFKVLKNSNGTCRLARHSLLIPLVRRLVHPDSGMARISRDPQLAQESAAECQRLVQTYGRIPW, encoded by the coding sequence TTGGAAAAGCAATATAAACGACAGAATTTGCAGTTAGTAGTCCCACCGCAAAGGCCCAGGCTGGATATTGTTATTCCTTCAAGAAGCCAACCCGATCAGGCCGCATTCTTGAAGGAATCAATAGCCTCGATTGAGCGCCAATCCCTCCTTGGCTCTATTCATGCGCGGGCGATAATTTGCTGTGATCCCGATTATGATCCAAGTAATATCCCCCAGTCTTCTTGTCTGGCCATTGAGGTTGTTGAATCCGAACAGCCCCTCCAGGCAGCTGCACTCAACGCTGGACTAGTCGCAGTAGATGCCCACTTCGTAGCCTTCCTGGAAGACGATGATGCCTGGCACCCTCGGTTTCTGGAAACCGCTCTTGCAGCCCATCAGAAATTGCTCGATTCCGGCACTACCAGTAGCTTGATTTCCTCAAATCAGCTGGAGGTTGATTCCAATGGGGTGATTGAGCGTGTTAACGATTTCGCAACGCCCTCAGGCTGGTTTATGAGCATCGCCACCTTGCGGAATGTAGGGCTGTTTGACCCAAGGTATCGATTACACCTTGATAATGACTGGCTCGGTCGTGCCGCCGCGCATAAAGTTCCGCGCATTCACCTAGTCGAAGCCTTGGCCCCCATGAAAGTCAATCACCTCTCCCAGGTGCGGCCCTGGCTGTTCAAAGTACTCAAAAACTCCAATGGCACCTGCCGCCTGGCCCGGCATAGCCTGCTCATCCCCTTGGTGAGGAGGCTGGTACACCCAGATTCCGGCATGGCACGCATTAGCCGCGACCCCCAACTTGCCCAGGAATCCGCAGCAGAATGCCAACGCCTTGTGCAAACGTATGGACGAATTCCCTGGTAG